In a single window of the Shumkonia mesophila genome:
- a CDS encoding DNA-3-methyladenine glycosylase I → MSGYCDAAPGHPLHGPYHDEEYGFPLTDESALFERLSLEIFQAGLSWLLVLRKREGMRAAFDGFDVDTVAVYGEADVARLLADPGIVRNRLKVAAIIENARRIRALRDTDGGFAAWIAERHPLTLEEWVKVFRKTFKFTGGEVVNEFLMSIGYLPGAHREDCPAFTRIAALDPPWRRGR, encoded by the coding sequence ATGTCCGGGTATTGCGACGCGGCGCCGGGCCATCCCCTGCACGGGCCCTATCACGACGAGGAATACGGCTTTCCGCTTACCGACGAGAGTGCGCTTTTCGAACGACTGTCGCTGGAAATCTTCCAGGCCGGTCTGTCGTGGTTGCTGGTGCTGCGCAAGCGCGAGGGCATGCGGGCGGCCTTCGACGGCTTCGACGTCGACACGGTGGCCGTCTATGGCGAGGCCGATGTCGCCCGCCTGCTGGCCGATCCGGGGATCGTGCGCAACCGCCTGAAGGTCGCCGCCATCATCGAAAACGCCCGCCGCATCCGCGCGCTCCGCGATACCGACGGCGGGTTCGCCGCCTGGATCGCGGAGCGCCATCCGCTGACCCTGGAAGAATGGGTCAAGGTCTTCCGCAAGACCTTCAAGTTCACGGGCGGCGAGGTGGTGAATGAGTTCCTGATGAGCATCGGTTATCTGCCGGGGGCCCATCGCGAGGACTGCCCGGCCTTCACGCGCATCGCCGCGCTCGATCCGCCGTGGCGGAGAGGCCGATAG
- a CDS encoding DUF1467 family protein, whose amino-acid sequence MGWISGIAVYLVIWWLVIFMVLPWGNQPLDAVDVARGHAPSAPRKPHLAIKVAATTAIAGILWAIVYVIMDQGWISLRS is encoded by the coding sequence ATGGGATGGATCAGCGGCATCGCGGTTTATCTGGTCATCTGGTGGCTGGTGATCTTCATGGTTCTGCCGTGGGGTAACCAGCCGCTCGACGCCGTGGACGTCGCCCGCGGCCACGCGCCGAGCGCGCCCCGCAAACCGCACTTGGCCATCAAGGTGGCAGCGACGACGGCCATTGCCGGCATCCTGTGGGCCATCGTCTACGTCATCATGGATCAGGGTTGGATTTCGTTGAGGAGCTGA
- the mce gene encoding methylmalonyl-CoA epimerase, which produces MIGRLNHVAIAVADLAAAAELYRGTLGARVSEPKALPEHGVTTVFVDLPNTRIELLEPLGERSPIAGFLARNPDGGIHHLCYEVPDIEAACRQLAAAGARILGDGRPKTGAHGKPVVFLHPKDFAGTLVELEQA; this is translated from the coding sequence ATGATCGGCCGTCTCAATCACGTCGCCATCGCAGTGGCCGACCTCGCCGCCGCCGCCGAGCTTTACCGTGGCACGCTGGGTGCCCGGGTCTCCGAGCCCAAGGCGCTGCCCGAGCACGGCGTCACCACCGTCTTCGTCGATCTGCCCAACACCCGCATCGAACTGCTGGAACCGCTGGGCGAGCGGTCCCCCATCGCCGGCTTCCTGGCCCGCAACCCGGACGGCGGCATCCATCATCTGTGCTACGAAGTCCCCGACATCGAGGCCGCCTGCCGTCAATTGGCGGCGGCCGGCGCCAGGATTCTGGGCGACGGGCGGCCGAAGACCGGGGCCCACGGCAAGCCGGTGGTCTTCCTGCATCCGAAGGACTTCGCCGGCACCCTGGTCGAACTCGAACAGGCGTGA
- the rplM gene encoding 50S ribosomal protein L13 codes for MKTYSAKPSDVERKWFVIDAEGLVLGRLASIIAMRLRGKHKTMFTPHIDCGDNIIVINAEKVHLTGRKMFKKEYFWHTGHPGGIKSRTADEALAGKRPEFVIKKAVERMLSRNPMGRQQMKKLFVYGGPEHPHAAQQPEALDIAAMNPKNKRSA; via the coding sequence ATGAAAACCTATTCGGCGAAACCGTCGGACGTAGAGCGCAAATGGTTCGTGATCGATGCGGAAGGCCTCGTCCTCGGACGGCTGGCCAGCATCATCGCCATGCGCCTGCGCGGCAAGCATAAAACCATGTTCACGCCGCACATCGATTGCGGCGACAACATCATCGTCATCAACGCCGAGAAGGTGCACCTGACCGGCCGGAAGATGTTCAAGAAGGAATACTTCTGGCATACCGGGCACCCGGGCGGCATCAAGTCGCGCACCGCCGACGAGGCGCTGGCCGGCAAGCGGCCCGAGTTCGTCATCAAGAAGGCGGTCGAGCGCATGCTTTCGCGCAACCCGATGGGCCGCCAGCAGATGAAGAAGCTGTTCGTTTACGGGGGTCCCGAGCATCCCCATGCCGCCCAGCAGCCGGAAGCCCTGGACATCGCGGCGATGAATCCGAAGAACAAGAGGAGTGCGTAA
- the rpsI gene encoding 30S ribosomal protein S9: protein MAEDVKTLEDLKEAIEGRTAAVAPRKAEPQPQAALPEPKIDAQGRAYATGRRKNAIARVWIKPGAGRITVNGRDVQVYFARPVLRMIINQPFDTAQRSSQYDVFCTVTGGGLSGQAGAVRLGISRALTYFEPNLRGVLKKGGFLTRDSRAVERKKYGRAKARRSFQFSKR from the coding sequence ATGGCCGAGGATGTGAAGACCCTCGAGGACCTGAAAGAGGCCATCGAAGGCCGGACGGCCGCCGTTGCGCCGAGGAAGGCCGAGCCGCAGCCGCAAGCCGCACTGCCCGAACCCAAGATCGACGCCCAGGGGCGCGCCTATGCCACGGGCCGGCGCAAGAACGCCATCGCCCGCGTGTGGATCAAGCCGGGTGCGGGCCGCATCACGGTCAACGGGCGCGACGTCCAGGTGTACTTCGCCCGGCCGGTACTGCGCATGATCATCAACCAGCCGTTCGACACCGCCCAGCGGAGCAGCCAGTACGACGTGTTCTGCACGGTGACGGGAGGCGGGCTGTCCGGACAGGCCGGCGCCGTCCGCCTCGGCATCAGCCGGGCGCTCACCTATTTCGAGCCCAACCTGCGCGGCGTGCTGAAGAAGGGCGGTTTCCTGACCCGCGATTCGCGCGCCGTCGAGCGCAAGAAGTACGGCCGCGCCAAGGCCCGCCGCAGCTTCCAGTTCTCGAAGCGCTAG
- a CDS encoding MFS transporter codes for MSRYSAPLSMGFSCVAHSYSHLFAPIFYIAVLALEPELGLSHGEAVSLILVSNILFGVMAPLAGWLGDRWSAVGMMTLFFLGTGGGMVLTGLADTPFAIAFWLATTGLFGSIYHPVGMAWLVRNAFNRGMALGVNGMFGGFGPAAAALMSGALIDLFGWRAAFILPGALIIVTGVVFCALVLRGDIVESKTDRRVEPPVSRQDTIRVILVLLVTMICNGMIYQATQAGLPKVFSLRVADFAAGGAFGISVMVAIVYGTAGVLQIISGRLADRYSLKTVYQLAFLCQVPLLVLASQIGGPLLVVIAVLMVTANVGSLPAENCLVARYAPSHRRGLFYGLKFVFAIGVASGLGVKLEGALFDASGDFFWLFVILASLAAAASAIGFLLPGEPSRQPARPLQVGAAE; via the coding sequence ATGTCCCGCTATTCGGCCCCACTGTCGATGGGCTTTTCCTGCGTCGCCCACAGCTATTCGCACCTGTTCGCGCCGATCTTCTATATCGCGGTGCTGGCGCTGGAGCCGGAACTGGGCCTCAGCCACGGCGAGGCCGTGTCCCTCATCCTGGTCAGCAACATCTTGTTCGGCGTGATGGCGCCGCTCGCCGGCTGGCTGGGCGACCGCTGGAGCGCGGTCGGCATGATGACGTTGTTCTTCCTCGGCACCGGGGGCGGGATGGTGCTGACGGGACTGGCCGACACGCCGTTCGCCATCGCCTTCTGGCTGGCGACGACGGGGCTGTTCGGCTCCATCTATCATCCGGTCGGCATGGCCTGGCTGGTGCGCAACGCGTTCAACCGCGGCATGGCGCTGGGCGTCAACGGGATGTTCGGCGGCTTCGGCCCGGCCGCCGCCGCCCTGATGTCTGGCGCCCTGATCGACCTCTTCGGCTGGCGGGCCGCCTTCATCCTGCCGGGTGCCCTGATCATCGTCACGGGCGTCGTCTTTTGCGCCCTGGTGCTTAGGGGCGACATCGTGGAAAGCAAGACGGACCGCCGCGTCGAGCCGCCGGTCTCGCGCCAGGACACCATCCGCGTCATCCTGGTGCTTCTCGTCACCATGATCTGCAACGGCATGATCTATCAGGCGACGCAGGCGGGGCTGCCCAAGGTGTTCTCGCTGCGCGTCGCCGACTTCGCGGCGGGCGGCGCCTTCGGCATCTCGGTCATGGTGGCCATCGTCTATGGCACCGCCGGCGTGCTGCAGATCATTTCGGGGCGGCTGGCCGACCGCTATTCGCTGAAGACCGTCTACCAGTTGGCCTTCCTCTGCCAGGTGCCGCTTCTCGTGCTGGCCTCCCAGATCGGCGGCCCGCTGCTGGTGGTGATCGCCGTCCTCATGGTGACGGCCAATGTCGGCTCGCTGCCGGCCGAGAACTGCCTGGTGGCCCGCTACGCACCCAGCCACCGGAGGGGCCTGTTCTACGGCCTCAAGTTCGTATTCGCCATCGGCGTCGCCAGCGGCCTGGGCGTCAAGCTGGAGGGGGCGCTGTTCGACGCCAGCGGCGACTTCTTCTGGCTGTTCGTCATCCTGGCCAGTTTGGCCGCCGCCGCCTCGGCCATCGGCTTCCTGCTGCCCGGCGAACCCTCCCGGCAGCCGGCGCGGCCGCTGCAGGTGGGCGCGGCGGAGTAG